In Thunnus thynnus chromosome 4, fThuThy2.1, whole genome shotgun sequence, a genomic segment contains:
- the LOC137181423 gene encoding RNA-binding protein 5-like — MGSKEHKEGKEKKEKPKSKTAQQIAKDMERWAKSLNKQKENFKSSFQPISQEERREAAAADAGYTLFEKKQAGGLDRFMPEVLNSPEEEAPTSSVNTSKCGLVAAYSGDSDPEEGVAEPDCGEEGQDKMTDWKKLACLLCRRQFPNKEGLLRHQQLSDLHKAQLRTKGAGLGTKGTNYTLSSSDTYKDAVRKAMFARFTELE; from the exons ATGGGCAGCAAAGAACATAAAGAAggcaaagagaaaaaggaaaagccCAAGAGCAAGACTGCTCAGCAG ATAGCTAAAGACATGGAGCGGTGGGCTAAAAGTCTCAATAAGCAGAAGGAGAACTTCAAGAGTAGCTTTCAGCCTATTAGtcaagaagagaggagggaggcagCAGCTGCTGATGCTGGTTACACTTTGTTTGAAAAGAAG CAGGCAGGAGGACTAGACAGATTCATGCCAGAGGTGCTAAATAGCCCTGAAGAGGAGGCACCGACCAGCTCAGTCAACACTTCCAAG TGTGGCCTTGTGGCAGCCTACAGTGGAGACAGTGACCCTGAAGAGGGAGTAGCAGAGCCTGATTGTGGTGAGGAAGGCCAGGACAAGATGACAGACTGGAAAAAGTTGGCCTGCTTGCTGTGTAGGAGACAGTTCCCCAATAAAGAGGGTCTACTTCGACATCAGCAACTCTCTGACCTCCACAAG GCACAGTTGAGAACAAAGGGAGCTGGTCTTGGCACTAAAGGCACCAACTACACCCTCTCTTCCTCTGACACGTACAAAGACGCAGTCCGTAAAGCCATGTTTGCTCGCTTCACTGAACTGGAGTGA